A single region of the Fibrobacter sp. genome encodes:
- a CDS encoding type II toxin-antitoxin system Phd/YefM family antitoxin: MPEIRPISDLRNHFASLAETVHKYDEPMFLTKNGTGDMVVMSMECYEKQMAQLEVYAKLAEAISEIESGAKGVDAEQFIKDLMNG, translated from the coding sequence ATGCCGGAAATTAGACCTATTTCAGATTTGAGAAATCATTTTGCGTCGTTGGCAGAAACTGTGCATAAGTACGATGAACCTATGTTCCTCACAAAAAATGGAACTGGCGACATGGTTGTTATGTCCATGGAATGCTACGAAAAGCAGATGGCCCAACTTGAGGTTTATGCTAAGTTGGCTGAGGCTATTTCTGAGATAGAAAGCGGAGCAAAAGGCGTCGATGCTGAACAGTTCATCAAGGATTTGATGAATGGCTAA